In a single window of the Pandoraea pulmonicola genome:
- a CDS encoding serine/threonine protein kinase, with amino-acid sequence MNTALSPDTSGQAHPFSALLPDTVVTAVEQLGSYSDGRLLALNSYENRVYQIGMEDGPPLIAKFYRPNRWTDDAILEEHAFTQALADREIPVVAPLAINGRTLHLYEGFRFALFARRGGRAPELQDPDTLNWLGRFLGRIHAVGATQPFHHRLTLDPASYGRQPVEYLWQSGLIPADLRDAWRSIVDLALAGIERSYERAGDVKLLRVHGDCHGGNVLWTDAGPHFVDFDDTCMAPAMQDLWMLLSGTRAEMTAQLDEVLSGYEDFADFNSRELHLTEALRTLRLLHYSAWLARRWDDPAFPAAFPWFNTQRYWQDRILELREQVALMDEPPLVWR; translated from the coding sequence ATGAACACAGCTCTCTCTCCCGACACTTCGGGCCAGGCCCATCCCTTCTCGGCTTTGCTGCCCGACACCGTCGTCACTGCCGTCGAACAACTGGGCAGCTACAGCGACGGGCGTCTGCTTGCGCTCAACAGTTACGAAAACCGCGTCTATCAAATCGGGATGGAGGACGGCCCGCCATTGATCGCGAAGTTCTACCGACCGAATCGCTGGACGGACGACGCCATTCTCGAAGAGCACGCCTTCACACAAGCGCTGGCCGATCGCGAGATTCCGGTCGTTGCACCACTCGCGATCAATGGCAGGACGCTCCATCTCTACGAAGGCTTTCGCTTCGCACTCTTTGCGCGACGCGGCGGCCGCGCTCCTGAATTGCAAGACCCCGATACGCTCAACTGGCTCGGCCGCTTCCTGGGACGCATTCATGCCGTCGGTGCAACGCAGCCCTTCCATCATCGTTTGACGCTCGACCCAGCGAGCTACGGGCGCCAGCCCGTGGAATACCTCTGGCAGAGCGGCCTGATCCCCGCCGACCTGCGCGACGCCTGGCGCAGCATTGTGGATCTCGCGCTCGCAGGCATCGAACGGTCATATGAGCGGGCGGGAGACGTGAAACTGCTGCGCGTCCACGGCGACTGCCACGGCGGGAACGTGTTGTGGACCGATGCCGGGCCGCACTTCGTCGACTTCGACGACACGTGCATGGCACCGGCCATGCAAGACCTCTGGATGCTACTGTCGGGGACTCGCGCCGAGATGACGGCTCAGCTCGACGAAGTGCTCTCCGGCTACGAGGACTTTGCCGACTTCAATTCGCGCGAACTGCACCTGACCGAAGCGCTGCGCACGCTACGCCTGCTGCACTACAGCGCCTGGCTGGCACGTCGATGGGACGACCCCGCCTTCCCCGCCGCTTTCCCATGGTTCAACACGCAACGCTACTGGCAGGACCGCATTCTGGAGTTGCGCGAGCAGGTCGCCCTGATGGATGAGCCCCCGCTTGTCTGGCGCTAG
- a CDS encoding metal-dependent hydrolase, producing the protein MQARSHLIFGIGATWLMHRTGWAASVHAWPLTLVGALLPDIDHPKSLLGRRIAPLSLAISGVFGHRGMTHSLLLPVLAILACLHGWGRVPPWMLALCAGYLSHLLADWLTPSGVPLCWPLRTRFRSPLYVTTGSAAEWCVAAALAFAMWRWW; encoded by the coding sequence ATGCAAGCCAGAAGTCATCTCATTTTCGGCATCGGCGCCACCTGGCTGATGCATCGCACCGGCTGGGCCGCCAGCGTTCACGCATGGCCGTTGACGCTCGTTGGCGCATTGCTGCCCGACATCGATCATCCCAAGAGCCTGCTGGGTCGGCGTATCGCGCCGCTGTCGCTCGCGATTTCGGGTGTCTTCGGCCATCGCGGCATGACGCATTCGCTTCTGCTGCCCGTGCTGGCCATCCTCGCGTGCCTCCATGGCTGGGGACGAGTGCCGCCGTGGATGCTCGCGCTGTGTGCCGGCTATCTGTCGCATCTGCTGGCGGATTGGCTGACGCCGTCGGGCGTGCCGCTGTGCTGGCCGTTGCGCACACGATTTCGCTCGCCGTTGTATGTGACGACCGGGTCGGCCGCCGAGTGGTGCGTGGCCGCCGCGCTCGCCTTCGCCATGTGGCGATGGTGGTGA
- a CDS encoding transporter, whose amino-acid sequence MKKMLLLTAATLMPLAAHATNPLVTDDTGTQDTGNWQLELNSEWITQPSARQQQWTNTLTYGVLPNLDVAIQAPYQRMRPDGDGWTSGFTDLQLQAKWRFLEGETWSLGLKPFVSLPTASTDRGLGNGRATTGANLLLQYNLDRWTFLANVGYTWNNNSIGNRQSLWSASTAVLFSVTDTVRLVADIGLATNPDTTTQTKPAYALVGAIYSPTKDLDLDVGYKRGLNPASLGHSVQAGVTIRW is encoded by the coding sequence ATGAAGAAGATGCTGCTTCTGACCGCCGCCACGCTCATGCCGTTGGCCGCGCACGCGACAAACCCACTCGTCACGGACGACACCGGCACCCAGGACACCGGCAACTGGCAGCTCGAGCTCAACAGCGAGTGGATCACGCAGCCGAGCGCGCGCCAGCAGCAATGGACGAACACGTTGACCTACGGCGTGCTGCCCAATCTCGACGTCGCGATTCAGGCCCCCTACCAGCGCATGCGCCCCGATGGCGATGGCTGGACGAGCGGTTTCACCGATTTGCAGTTGCAGGCGAAATGGCGCTTTCTCGAAGGCGAGACATGGAGTCTTGGCCTCAAGCCCTTCGTTTCGCTGCCGACGGCCAGTACCGACCGCGGTCTCGGCAACGGCCGCGCCACGACCGGCGCGAACCTGCTGCTGCAGTACAACCTCGATCGCTGGACGTTCCTTGCCAACGTCGGCTACACCTGGAACAACAACAGCATTGGCAACCGCCAGAGCCTGTGGAGTGCGTCGACGGCCGTTCTGTTCAGCGTGACGGACACCGTTCGCCTGGTCGCCGACATCGGTCTGGCCACCAACCCCGACACCACCACGCAAACGAAGCCGGCCTATGCGCTGGTCGGCGCCATCTACAGCCCGACGAAAGATCTCGACCTCGACGTCGGCTACAAGCGCGGCCTGAACCCCGCCTCGCTGGGCCACTCGGTGCAGGCCGGCGTCACCATTCGCTGGTAG
- a CDS encoding sugar phosphate isomerase/epimerase family protein, with protein sequence MKGGTGEARGYVPPPAEKLSINTATVRQQWRLDAIIDGIARHGIRGISPWRDQVAELGLAETARRIRAHDLTVTGYCRGGMFPAADAAGRQAARDDNRRAVDEALAVGAQCLVLVVGGLPVGSKDIAGARAQVRDGIAELLDYSRGVGMPLAIEPLHPMYAADRACVNTMAQANDLCDELGDEGLGIAVDLYHVWWDPQLPAQIARAGKKRLLAFHICDWRVPTRDLLLDRGMMGDGVIDIPAARALVEAQGYEGMHEVEIFSSQDWWLRPPDEVLQTCKVRHQACC encoded by the coding sequence ATGAAGGGAGGGACGGGGGAGGCGCGGGGCTACGTGCCGCCGCCGGCGGAGAAACTGTCGATCAATACGGCGACGGTGCGCCAGCAATGGCGGCTCGACGCCATCATCGACGGCATTGCGCGGCACGGCATTCGGGGCATTTCGCCGTGGCGCGACCAGGTGGCGGAACTCGGGCTGGCGGAGACGGCGCGGCGAATTCGTGCGCACGATCTGACCGTCACCGGCTATTGCCGCGGCGGCATGTTCCCCGCGGCGGACGCGGCCGGGCGACAGGCGGCGCGCGACGACAACCGGCGTGCGGTCGATGAGGCGCTTGCCGTGGGGGCGCAGTGTCTCGTGCTGGTCGTCGGCGGTTTGCCGGTCGGCTCGAAGGACATCGCCGGCGCGCGTGCGCAGGTGCGCGACGGGATTGCCGAACTGCTCGACTACTCGCGCGGGGTCGGCATGCCGTTGGCGATCGAGCCGTTGCATCCGATGTACGCTGCCGACCGCGCCTGCGTGAACACCATGGCGCAGGCCAACGATCTGTGCGACGAACTGGGCGACGAGGGATTGGGGATCGCGGTCGATCTCTATCACGTGTGGTGGGATCCGCAACTGCCGGCGCAGATCGCCCGGGCCGGGAAGAAGCGCTTGCTCGCGTTCCACATCTGCGACTGGCGTGTGCCCACGCGCGATCTGCTGCTCGATCGCGGCATGATGGGCGACGGCGTCATCGACATTCCCGCCGCGCGCGCGCTCGTCGAGGCGCAGGGGTACGAAGGCATGCACGAAGTCGAGATCTTCTCGTCGCAGGATTGGTGGCTTCGTCCGCCCGATGAGGTGCTGCAGACCTGCAAGGTGCGGCATCAGGCTTGCTGTTGA
- a CDS encoding dihydrodipicolinate synthase family protein: MAPTLKLIDRDGQLAPFTVRTERTWQAKPSPKMNRIAFSAAHVVADSRSTADPWLTAAIDWDATLAYRERLFSLGLGVAEAMDTAQRGMGLDWPTSLELIRRSVAQARRHPGAGIACGAGTDHLAPAPGLTVDDVIRAYEEQVGAVEAAGGRIILMASRALAAAASGPEDYLRVYERILRQVREPVILHWLGDMFDPALAGYWGHSDLDRAMDVCLQVIEAQPGKVDGIKISLLDKDKEIAMRRRLPKGVRMYTGDDFNYAELIAGDAHGYSDALLGIFDAIAPAASAALDALGRGDRATFDAILAPTVPLSRHIFAAPTRFYKSGVVFMAWLNGHQDHFAMVGGQQSARSLWHYCELFRLATAAQLIEDPALAAYRMKLWLAVNGVEA, encoded by the coding sequence ATGGCGCCGACACTCAAGCTCATCGACCGTGACGGGCAACTCGCGCCATTCACCGTGCGTACCGAACGCACGTGGCAAGCGAAGCCGTCGCCGAAGATGAATCGCATCGCGTTTTCCGCCGCCCACGTGGTGGCCGATTCGCGCTCGACGGCCGACCCGTGGCTGACGGCCGCCATCGACTGGGACGCCACGCTGGCCTACCGCGAACGTCTGTTCTCGCTGGGACTCGGCGTGGCCGAGGCGATGGATACCGCGCAGCGGGGCATGGGCCTCGACTGGCCGACGTCGCTCGAACTGATCCGGCGCAGCGTAGCGCAGGCCAGGCGGCATCCCGGCGCAGGTATCGCCTGCGGCGCGGGGACGGACCATCTGGCGCCTGCGCCCGGGCTCACGGTCGACGACGTGATTCGCGCCTACGAGGAGCAGGTCGGCGCGGTGGAGGCCGCGGGCGGGCGCATCATCCTGATGGCAAGCCGCGCGCTGGCTGCGGCCGCGTCGGGGCCGGAGGACTATTTGCGCGTGTACGAGCGGATTCTGCGGCAGGTGCGCGAGCCGGTGATTCTGCACTGGCTCGGCGATATGTTCGATCCGGCGCTGGCGGGCTATTGGGGACACAGCGATCTCGATCGGGCGATGGATGTCTGCCTGCAAGTGATCGAGGCGCAGCCCGGGAAAGTCGACGGCATCAAGATTTCGCTGCTCGACAAGGACAAGGAAATCGCCATGCGGCGTCGCTTGCCCAAGGGCGTTCGCATGTACACGGGCGACGACTTCAACTATGCCGAACTGATCGCTGGCGATGCACACGGATATTCGGATGCGCTGCTCGGCATCTTCGATGCCATTGCGCCCGCCGCCTCCGCGGCGCTCGATGCACTGGGGCGTGGCGATCGGGCAACGTTCGACGCGATTCTGGCGCCGACCGTGCCGCTCTCGCGGCATATCTTCGCGGCGCCCACGCGGTTCTACAAGTCGGGGGTCGTCTTCATGGCCTGGCTCAACGGACATCAGGATCATTTCGCCATGGTCGGTGGCCAACAGAGCGCGCGCAGCCTCTGGCATTACTGCGAGTTGTTCCGGCTGGCGACTGCCGCGCAGTTGATCGAGGATCCCGCGCTGGCCGCCTATCGGATGAAGCTCTGGCTGGCGGTGAACGGGGTGGAAGCATGA
- a CDS encoding Gfo/Idh/MocA family protein codes for MATLRIGIIMHGVTGRMGMNQHLIRSIVEIRKQGGVTLANGDRLMPDPILVGRNAEKIAALAKQYGIERWSADLDKALANPDDTVFFDAATTQARPALLKRAVQAGKHIYCEKPVATNLAEALDLYRAVQAAGVKHGVVQDKLWLPGLRKLQLLNDAGFFGQVLSVRGEFGYWVFEGDLQPTQRPSWNYRSEDGGGIILDMLCHWRYVLDNVFGKVTSVSCLGATHIPQRWDEQGKPYKATADDAAYATFELENGVIVQLNSSWCVRVRRDDLVTFQVDGTHGSAVAGLTDCWTQSRVNTPKPVWNPDVRQTHDFFDDWVKVPDTTVYDNAFKVQWELFLRHVAGEGEFKWNLLEGAKGVQLVELGLQSWRERRWLDVPELSGREGA; via the coding sequence ATGGCAACGCTTCGAATCGGCATCATTATGCACGGCGTGACCGGTCGCATGGGCATGAACCAGCACTTGATCCGCTCCATCGTGGAGATTCGCAAACAAGGGGGCGTGACGCTGGCGAACGGCGACCGTCTCATGCCCGACCCGATTCTGGTCGGTCGCAACGCCGAGAAGATCGCCGCACTCGCCAAACAGTACGGCATCGAGCGCTGGAGCGCCGATCTGGACAAGGCGCTCGCGAATCCCGACGACACGGTGTTCTTCGATGCGGCCACCACGCAGGCGCGCCCCGCGCTGCTCAAGCGTGCGGTGCAGGCGGGCAAGCACATCTACTGCGAAAAGCCGGTGGCGACGAATCTCGCCGAAGCGCTCGATCTGTATCGCGCGGTGCAGGCGGCGGGCGTCAAGCACGGCGTGGTGCAGGACAAACTCTGGCTGCCCGGGCTGCGCAAGCTGCAACTGCTCAACGACGCGGGTTTCTTCGGTCAGGTACTGTCGGTGCGCGGCGAATTCGGCTACTGGGTCTTCGAAGGCGATCTGCAGCCGACGCAGCGTCCGTCGTGGAACTATCGCAGCGAGGACGGCGGCGGCATCATTCTCGACATGCTGTGCCACTGGCGCTATGTGCTCGATAACGTCTTCGGCAAGGTGACGAGCGTGTCGTGCCTGGGTGCGACGCACATCCCCCAGCGTTGGGACGAGCAGGGCAAGCCCTACAAGGCGACGGCCGACGATGCCGCCTACGCGACGTTCGAACTCGAGAACGGCGTGATCGTGCAGCTCAACAGTTCGTGGTGCGTGCGTGTGCGTCGCGACGATCTCGTCACGTTCCAGGTCGACGGCACGCATGGTTCGGCCGTGGCGGGGCTGACCGACTGCTGGACCCAGTCGCGCGTGAACACGCCCAAGCCGGTGTGGAACCCGGACGTGCGTCAGACGCACGACTTCTTCGACGACTGGGTCAAGGTGCCGGACACCACGGTCTACGACAACGCGTTCAAGGTGCAATGGGAACTGTTCCTGCGCCACGTGGCGGGCGAGGGCGAATTCAAGTGGAACCTGCTTGAAGGCGCCAAGGGGGTGCAGCTCGTGGAGCTTGGTCTGCAAAGCTGGCGCGAGCGCCGCTGGCTAGACGTGCCGGAACTCTCCGGCCGCGAAGGAGCGTGA